The following is a genomic window from Gemmatimonadetes bacterium SCN 70-22.
TTCACGCCCGGCTGGCTCGTCTTGGACTCGACGATGTCCATGGCCCCGTAGAAGAGGCGCTCGGCGTTGGACTTCTTCCCTTCGAACATCAGGGAGTTGATGAACTTCGAGACAGTCTGGCTGTCATAGCGCGCATCCGCGAGAACGGGACGCTTCACCGACTTCTTACGGCGGCTCACTTCTTCTTACCTCCAGCAGGGGCGGCGCCCGCCTTGGGCTTCTTGGTGCCGTACTTCGAACGGCTGCGGTTGCGGCCATTGACGCCAGCGGCGTCCAGGGTCCCGCGGACAATGTGGTAACGCACCCCGGGGAGGTCCTTCACACGGCCACCGCGCACGAGCACGATCGAGTGCTCCTGCAGGTTGTGCCCTTCACCCGGAATGTAGGCGATCACTTCGATCTGGTTCGTCAGGCGAACCTTGGCCACCTTGCGCAGCGCCGAGTTCGGCTTCTTGGGCGTGGTGGTGTACACGCGGGTGCACACACCGCGGCGGAACGGATTCGCCTTGAGCGCCGGCGACTTTTCCTTCTTGAGAACGTCCTTGCGCGCGCGCCGGACGAGCTGATTGATCGTTGGCATCCAGAACCAGTTCGTGAATCGACTTCTACGTGGATCGCCCCGTATGGGCGGCACGGAACAGAACGATGAAATTAGAGGCCCCGACTCGCGGAAGCAAGGTGCATGCCCCACACGAGCCGGGCCGTCGCCCCCGAACCCCTCCCCTGACGAAGACGCCCGGGCACGAGGCCCGGGCGTCTCGCCCATGAACACGGTCCCGCAGGCGCGGGTTACAGCTCGTCGTTCCCGCCGAAGCTGAACGTGCTGTCGGCGAAGCTCGCCGAGAAGACGCCGGGGAGCGGCTCCTCGGTCATCGGCAGCTCCGGGGTCGGCTGCGGAAGCTCCGCCCCCTCGATCTCCACGTCGTTGTACCGGTATTGCCCGGTCCCGGCGGGGATGAGGTGCCCGATGATGATGTTCTCCTTGAGCCCCATCAGGTCGTCCCGCGCGCCGCGGATGGCGGCATCGGTGAGGACCCGCGTGGTCTCCTGGAACGACGCCGCCGAGATGAACGACTGCGTCGTCAGCGACGCCTTCGTGATCCCCAGCAGGAGCGGTTCGGCCGTCGCCGGCTTCTCCTTCCGCTTCTTCGCGCGATCGTTCTGCTCGCGGAACACCTGCTTGTCGACGTGCTCCCCCTCGAGGAACTCCGTGTCGCCCGGATCGACGATGCGGACCTTCTGGAGCATCTGCTTCACGATCACGCCGATGTGCTTGTCGGAGATCTTCACGCCCTGCAGGCGATAGACCTCCTGCACCTCGTTGAGCAGGTACTCCTGCACCGCA
Proteins encoded in this region:
- a CDS encoding 30S ribosomal protein S12, encoding MPTINQLVRRARKDVLKKEKSPALKANPFRRGVCTRVYTTTPKKPNSALRKVAKVRLTNQIEVIAYIPGEGHNLQEHSIVLVRGGRVKDLPGVRYHIVRGTLDAAGVNGRNRSRSKYGTKKPKAGAAPAGGKKK